One genomic window of Methanosarcina acetivorans C2A includes the following:
- a CDS encoding MarR family transcriptional regulator, protein MDSMEKIFGKTAQMTVLKNLIENQNEPTYLSGIAEETGLSHSSVSRVITPLIESGVILEKPLGKQIRTFQLNMESEAAKLIVDFYYKINQLVE, encoded by the coding sequence ATGGATTCAATGGAAAAAATATTTGGAAAAACCGCACAGATGACCGTACTTAAAAACCTGATTGAAAACCAGAACGAACCCACCTATCTTTCAGGAATAGCTGAAGAAACCGGGTTGTCTCACTCCAGTGTATCAAGGGTTATCACACCTTTGATCGAGTCCGGCGTTATCCTGGAAAAACCCCTGGGAAAACAAATCCGAACTTTCCAGCTGAACATGGAAAGCGAGGCAGCAAAGTTAATAGTTGACTTTTACTATAAAATTAACCAGCTGGTAGAATAA
- a CDS encoding APC family permease gives MFEVKYNSGNYMGRESELKRDLSLLEITLVGIGDILGAGIYVLMGKAAGLAGNMVWASFLFAGFTASLSALSYMELSSMYPRAGAEYVFARKAFGERIGLFVGLLVIYYVAITASAVALGFGRYFSNIFGGGILIGAISLYILLSLVMVYGIKESARLAILMTFIELSGLMIIIYVGIPYLGTVNYFETPSLSGVFEASALIIFAFLGFEDIVRLSQETKDAEKTTPKALLISIFFTIFLYICVAVASVSVLDFQVLGISEIPLAEVAAVAFGEKAFVLLSWIALFSTMNTVLVVMLGGSRIVYGMANSGSLPKILARVHQKLKTPWTAICGIAFFSSLFVFLGDIATVANIANFMIFIVFFIVNISLIKLRYTDPERKRPFRVPVSIGRFPIFPALGALSAVFLFSQIGKEVMLYGFFLAGISALLVLLKTRKRENEL, from the coding sequence ATGTTTGAAGTTAAATATAACTCAGGCAATTATATGGGAAGGGAATCGGAACTAAAAAGGGACCTGAGTTTACTCGAAATTACTCTGGTCGGAATTGGAGATATTCTTGGAGCAGGGATCTATGTGCTTATGGGAAAAGCTGCGGGGCTTGCTGGCAACATGGTCTGGGCTTCCTTTCTGTTTGCAGGATTTACTGCCTCTCTTTCCGCTCTCAGCTATATGGAACTTTCTTCTATGTACCCTCGAGCAGGAGCAGAGTATGTGTTTGCGAGGAAGGCTTTTGGAGAACGTATAGGTCTATTTGTAGGGCTGCTGGTCATCTATTATGTAGCAATTACCGCTTCTGCGGTTGCTCTCGGCTTTGGGAGGTACTTCAGTAATATTTTCGGAGGTGGGATTCTAATAGGAGCAATAAGCTTGTATATTCTCCTGAGCCTTGTCATGGTTTACGGGATCAAGGAGTCAGCCCGGCTGGCTATTCTCATGACCTTTATAGAACTCTCAGGTCTCATGATAATTATTTACGTGGGGATTCCCTATCTTGGCACGGTAAATTATTTTGAGACCCCGAGCCTCTCAGGAGTCTTTGAGGCTTCTGCCCTGATTATTTTTGCATTTCTGGGGTTTGAAGATATTGTACGGTTATCCCAGGAAACAAAAGATGCGGAGAAAACAACTCCAAAAGCTTTGCTTATTTCCATTTTCTTCACTATTTTCCTCTATATTTGTGTGGCAGTAGCTTCCGTGAGTGTGCTTGATTTTCAGGTTCTCGGAATTTCGGAGATCCCGCTTGCTGAAGTTGCAGCTGTCGCTTTTGGGGAAAAGGCTTTTGTCCTTCTTTCCTGGATCGCTCTTTTTTCCACAATGAATACAGTACTTGTGGTTATGCTTGGAGGGTCAAGAATTGTTTACGGCATGGCAAATTCGGGTTCGCTTCCGAAAATCCTCGCGCGGGTACATCAAAAACTCAAGACTCCCTGGACTGCAATTTGCGGAATTGCATTCTTTTCAAGTCTGTTCGTCTTCCTTGGAGACATAGCAACAGTAGCAAATATTGCGAATTTTATGATTTTTATTGTCTTTTTTATAGTCAACATCTCCCTCATAAAACTCCGATACACCGACCCGGAAAGAAAGCGCCCTTTCAGAGTCCCTGTCAGTATAGGCCGTTTTCCCATATTTCCGGCTCTTGGGGCTCTGTCCGCGGTTTTCCTTTTTTCCCAGATCGGTAAAGAAGTCATGCTTTACGGGTTTTTCCTTGCAGGAATAAGTGCACTATTGGTGTTGCTTAAAACCAGAAAAAGAGAGAATGAGCTTTAG
- a CDS encoding FprA family A-type flavoprotein: MEIYNIPEIARNVFGVGSKDWNRRIFDSLIPLPEGTSYNSYLVKGEKKTALIDTVNPGFEEELEAKINMVSDLKKLDYLIMNHAEPDHANAIRFILEKAPEALFVTTKKGVKMAKLYHELPEARIKIVAEGDSLDLGGKTLRFIEAPWLHWPETMFTYLPEDKVLFSCDFFGAHTAQGVYDEEIEELVSLAKRYYGEIMMPFGKMGARALEKIKDLGIEIIAPSHGPIYKNPKRILDPYEKWTQGKTENKALIVYVSMWGSTREMIRTIAETLLKEGVDVRMYDLVASDIGDVARELVDSRSIVLGAPTVLGGMHPLALYGTYLVKALNPPAKYGVVLGSFGWGGGALKQAGELLAPSKIEIVGTLQVQGRASREKLKKVEEIGRELARKMKT; encoded by the coding sequence ATGGAAATATATAATATCCCGGAGATTGCCAGGAATGTTTTCGGAGTTGGGTCAAAAGATTGGAACCGCAGGATCTTCGATTCTTTAATCCCGTTGCCAGAGGGTACCAGCTACAATTCTTATCTCGTGAAAGGCGAGAAAAAAACAGCCCTCATAGATACCGTGAATCCGGGTTTTGAAGAGGAATTGGAAGCAAAAATCAACATGGTTTCGGACCTGAAAAAACTCGATTACCTGATAATGAACCATGCAGAACCGGACCACGCCAATGCAATTCGATTTATCCTTGAAAAAGCTCCAGAGGCCCTGTTTGTCACGACCAAGAAAGGAGTAAAGATGGCAAAGCTCTACCATGAGCTGCCTGAAGCCCGAATCAAAATCGTTGCCGAAGGAGATAGCCTTGACCTTGGAGGAAAGACTCTTCGTTTCATAGAAGCTCCCTGGCTCCACTGGCCAGAAACCATGTTTACATACCTGCCTGAAGATAAAGTCCTTTTCTCATGCGACTTTTTCGGGGCACATACAGCCCAGGGAGTCTATGACGAAGAGATCGAAGAGCTAGTTTCTCTTGCAAAGCGCTACTACGGGGAAATCATGATGCCCTTTGGGAAAATGGGAGCCAGAGCCCTTGAGAAGATAAAGGACCTTGGGATAGAAATAATTGCCCCCAGCCACGGGCCGATTTACAAAAACCCGAAGCGAATCCTGGACCCTTATGAGAAATGGACTCAAGGAAAAACCGAGAACAAAGCCCTTATTGTTTATGTGAGTATGTGGGGGTCTACCCGGGAGATGATCAGGACAATTGCAGAAACCCTGCTAAAAGAAGGAGTGGATGTCAGGATGTATGACCTTGTAGCCTCGGACATAGGAGATGTTGCAAGGGAACTGGTTGATTCCAGGTCTATAGTCCTTGGAGCACCGACAGTCCTCGGAGGTATGCACCCGCTTGCCCTGTACGGCACTTACCTGGTAAAAGCCCTCAACCCCCCGGCAAAGTATGGGGTTGTACTCGGGTCCTTTGGCTGGGGAGGAGGTGCACTGAAGCAGGCAGGCGAACTCCTGGCTCCTTCTAAAATAGAGATTGTGGGCACCCTACAGGTACAGGGCAGAGCCAGCAGAGAAAAATTAAAGAAAGTTGAGGAGATAGGGCGAGAACTGGCTCGAAAAATGAAGACATAA
- a CDS encoding glutamine synthetase family protein has translation MKTSNVELNPNKLVQYLNKPASEFTKDDIIRFIKENGIKMLNFRYVGGDGRLKALTFVIRDEEHLDNLLSAGERVDGSSLFSYIEADTSDLYVLPKYRTAFVNPFEEIPTVDILCSYFDKDGTPLISASETIMKKASQVLTEKTGYELQAMGELEYYIIANSGEVNMGFPAVDQRGYHESNPFTKYDQLRKEAMMYIAEAGGKIKYGHSEVGNFTDNNYYYEQNEIEFETDTLENSADRLLIAKWMLRMLADQYGVVISFAPKITVGKAGSGLHVHMKLLKDGKSIMVENGDISDAAKRAMAGLLDVAAGITAFGNRVPTSYLRLVPHQEAPTNICWGDRNRSALIRVPLGWFSDDCSKMIAHVNPNYCEDFKSHSYKSTFEFRAADPSADLYLLFAAFAVGIRHGFEMDNALEIAKNLYIDVNIFKDEHKDRLAQLEHLPASCYESAQALKKYKDIFTQYDVFTEGMIDDTVKYLESLDDYQLSERLYGKNEEIKKLVDSYIHIA, from the coding sequence ATGAAAACATCAAACGTAGAACTGAATCCGAACAAACTGGTACAGTACCTCAATAAGCCAGCAAGCGAGTTCACTAAGGATGACATTATAAGGTTCATCAAGGAAAACGGAATTAAGATGCTGAATTTCCGCTATGTTGGTGGCGATGGGAGACTTAAAGCCCTTACCTTCGTGATCAGAGATGAAGAGCACCTTGATAACTTACTTTCTGCCGGTGAGAGGGTGGACGGGTCAAGTCTTTTTTCATACATCGAGGCAGACACAAGCGACCTCTATGTGCTCCCTAAATACAGAACTGCTTTCGTGAATCCTTTTGAGGAAATACCCACTGTGGACATCCTCTGTTCTTACTTCGACAAGGACGGAACCCCCCTCATAAGCGCTTCAGAAACCATCATGAAGAAGGCTTCCCAGGTCCTGACCGAGAAGACAGGCTATGAACTTCAGGCAATGGGCGAGTTGGAATACTATATCATTGCCAACAGTGGGGAAGTCAATATGGGTTTCCCGGCCGTTGACCAGAGGGGGTACCACGAGTCCAATCCCTTTACCAAATACGACCAGCTCAGGAAAGAAGCAATGATGTACATCGCCGAAGCTGGCGGAAAAATCAAGTACGGCCACTCTGAAGTAGGGAACTTCACTGATAACAACTACTACTATGAGCAGAACGAAATCGAATTCGAAACCGACACCCTTGAAAACAGTGCTGACCGCCTGCTGATTGCAAAGTGGATGCTCAGGATGCTTGCTGACCAGTACGGTGTGGTTATCAGCTTTGCCCCGAAGATCACTGTCGGAAAAGCAGGAAGCGGACTGCACGTGCACATGAAACTCCTCAAGGACGGAAAGAGTATAATGGTCGAGAACGGCGATATCAGTGACGCTGCAAAGCGTGCAATGGCCGGACTTCTTGACGTTGCAGCAGGAATCACTGCCTTTGGAAACAGGGTCCCAACATCCTACCTGCGTCTCGTTCCTCACCAGGAAGCCCCAACTAACATCTGCTGGGGAGACAGGAACCGCTCTGCTCTGATCCGTGTGCCTCTTGGCTGGTTCTCTGACGACTGCAGCAAGATGATTGCTCATGTCAACCCCAACTATTGCGAGGATTTCAAGAGCCACAGCTACAAGTCTACCTTTGAATTCCGTGCTGCAGACCCCTCCGCTGACCTTTACCTCCTCTTTGCAGCCTTTGCTGTAGGTATCCGCCACGGGTTTGAAATGGACAACGCTCTTGAGATTGCAAAGAACCTTTACATCGATGTGAACATCTTCAAGGACGAACACAAAGACAGACTTGCTCAGCTTGAACACCTCCCAGCTTCATGCTACGAGTCCGCCCAGGCCCTGAAGAAATACAAGGACATCTTCACCCAGTACGATGTCTTCACTGAAGGTATGATCGATGACACCGTAAAATACCTTGAAAGTCTTGACGACTACCAGCTCAGTGAGAGACTCTACGGCAAGAATGAAGAAATCAAGAAACTTGTGGATTCTTACATCCATATTGCCTGA
- a CDS encoding YbjQ family protein: MIIATTDTIAGKEITKTLGMARGSTIQAKHLGKDIMSGLRSVVGGELTEYSKMLEEAREKAINRMVEDAEKMGADAVVNVRFMTSMVMAGAAEILAYGTAVKIMNR, encoded by the coding sequence ATGATAATCGCAACCACGGATACAATAGCAGGAAAAGAGATCACAAAAACCCTTGGAATGGCCCGCGGTAGTACCATTCAGGCCAAGCATCTTGGCAAGGATATCATGTCAGGGCTGCGCAGCGTCGTAGGAGGTGAACTGACAGAATACTCCAAGATGCTTGAAGAGGCACGGGAGAAGGCAATCAACCGTATGGTGGAAGATGCCGAAAAGATGGGGGCCGATGCCGTGGTAAATGTCAGGTTCATGACTTCAATGGTAATGGCAGGGGCGGCTGAAATACTTGCATACGGGACAGCCGTTAAAATAATGAATAGGTAA
- a CDS encoding serpin family protein, whose protein sequence is MNKIKIAFLVFSLILLCTGCIEDKAVVEKNTAVFEESTINADSVSDYDIAAANNAFAFDMYSQLARRETGDHENVFFSPHSISASMAICYEGAEDTTKEQISNVFYFPSNKTVLKVRMERINDKINSVNSDYELQTANALWVQEGYPVKETYIHNVQKYYDGEVTNLDFAGKPDASRDTINEWVEARTNDKIKDLVPEDAITADARLIITNAVYFNGKWMYEFDKEMTGKKSFYPTKEEDISVDMMYTCNRFNYGETSKAKIIELPYRGNDLSMYVVLPKSNNIEKFETEFTLNDYTELKNDMEVVEEVKTTIPKFKFETKTELSNSLIEMGVVDAFGQADFSGISDSPLEISRVIHQAFIDVKEEGTEAAAATMEEMAMGVSISWDAKPKEFTADHPFMFFIEDGRTNCILFMGKVEYPEYEE, encoded by the coding sequence ATGAACAAAATAAAAATCGCTTTTCTTGTATTTTCTCTAATTTTGCTATGTACAGGCTGCATAGAAGACAAGGCTGTAGTTGAAAAAAACACAGCTGTATTTGAAGAAAGTACGATAAATGCGGACTCAGTTAGTGATTATGATATTGCAGCTGCAAACAACGCTTTTGCTTTTGACATGTATTCACAGCTGGCACGGCGGGAAACAGGAGATCATGAAAACGTCTTTTTTTCACCGCACAGCATATCTGCTTCCATGGCTATCTGTTATGAGGGGGCTGAGGATACCACAAAAGAGCAGATCTCAAACGTCTTCTATTTCCCCTCCAATAAAACAGTTTTGAAAGTTCGTATGGAGAGAATAAATGACAAGATAAATTCCGTAAATAGTGATTATGAGCTTCAAACTGCAAATGCACTCTGGGTGCAGGAAGGGTATCCTGTAAAAGAAACATATATCCACAACGTACAAAAATACTATGATGGAGAAGTAACTAATCTGGACTTTGCGGGAAAACCGGATGCTTCCAGAGATACAATCAATGAATGGGTCGAAGCCAGAACCAATGATAAAATTAAGGATCTTGTTCCGGAAGATGCAATAACTGCTGATGCAAGGTTAATTATTACGAATGCGGTTTACTTTAACGGAAAATGGATGTATGAATTTGATAAGGAAATGACAGGCAAAAAATCTTTTTATCCGACAAAAGAGGAAGACATCTCTGTTGACATGATGTACACGTGTAACAGATTCAATTATGGCGAAACCTCAAAGGCGAAAATTATAGAATTGCCTTATAGAGGCAATGATTTATCCATGTATGTCGTGCTCCCGAAAAGCAACAATATTGAAAAGTTTGAGACAGAATTCACATTAAACGATTACACCGAACTTAAAAACGACATGGAAGTAGTGGAGGAAGTAAAGACCACAATTCCTAAATTTAAGTTTGAGACTAAAACAGAGCTCTCTAATTCCCTCATTGAAATGGGTGTTGTGGATGCCTTCGGGCAGGCGGACTTTTCAGGAATTAGTGACAGTCCGTTAGAAATATCCAGAGTGATTCATCAAGCCTTTATAGACGTAAAGGAAGAAGGTACAGAAGCTGCCGCAGCAACAATGGAGGAGATGGCGATGGGCGTGAGCATCTCATGGGATGCCAAACCAAAGGAATTCACAGCTGACCATCCGTTCATGTTTTTCATAGAGGATGGAAGGACAAACTGCATCCTTTTCATGGGAAAAGTTGAATACCCTGAATATGAGGAGTGA
- a CDS encoding helix-turn-helix transcriptional regulator, with protein MENSYLNLVLFSEKRKNILLLLKEGPKSLEELRNSLNASPTSVQPQIKLLKGRDLLCGTRKKYELTLLGDIIAENMQNLVNTMETLEDKYDFWANHKLDGIPLYLLKRIGELKHSTFTKPLDESSMFSPHTEFVENISKSKFVKGISPFIHPLYPEMFLNFAERGIDISLIVTEPVLERMKTEFRPEMEKFLALENTRLFVYDKELLLSSAVTDGFLSLGLFYNSGAYDHANDIICFGPEARQWGEDLYAYYEGLSREVKEI; from the coding sequence ATGGAAAACTCCTACCTCAACCTGGTATTATTTTCGGAAAAAAGAAAAAACATTCTTCTGTTATTGAAAGAGGGCCCAAAAAGTCTTGAAGAACTAAGAAATTCTCTCAATGCCAGCCCAACCTCAGTTCAGCCTCAGATCAAACTGCTTAAAGGCAGAGACCTCCTGTGCGGGACAAGGAAAAAGTACGAGTTAACCCTTTTGGGAGACATAATAGCTGAAAATATGCAGAATCTTGTCAATACCATGGAGACCCTTGAGGATAAATACGATTTCTGGGCCAACCACAAGCTCGACGGAATTCCCTTATATTTATTGAAGAGGATAGGTGAACTCAAGCACAGTACCTTTACCAAGCCTCTTGATGAAAGCAGCATGTTTTCTCCCCACACCGAATTTGTGGAAAATATCTCAAAATCAAAATTTGTAAAAGGTATCTCTCCCTTTATCCACCCTCTGTACCCGGAAATGTTCCTGAACTTTGCAGAAAGAGGCATTGATATATCTTTGATTGTGACAGAACCTGTATTAGAAAGAATGAAAACCGAATTCAGGCCTGAAATGGAAAAGTTCCTTGCTCTTGAAAACACCCGTCTCTTTGTCTACGATAAAGAACTGCTCCTCTCATCCGCAGTAACGGATGGCTTTCTCTCGCTAGGCCTTTTCTACAACAGCGGCGCCTACGACCACGCAAACGACATCATATGCTTCGGCCCCGAAGCCCGCCAATGGGGAGAAGACCTCTATGCTTACTATGAAGGACTGTCCAGAGAAGTAAAAGAAATTTGA
- a CDS encoding HEAT repeat domain-containing protein yields MSDQPGMHDKTFSQISEERKKAARQLGVLFEVFPERKQAFEDLLRLCSDRDSEVREEAVNSLEMVFPNVPDRELAWERFVNLTAYPSERVMRRGVNALIAVFPLMPDKIRAWNDLTELVTSKSSMEDVSRGIVRRLPDVLPEFPNKEQAWKDLLEMTVSDDPYVREKAASFLSMVFPEIPEGRKNDSWDELLKLAGESADSKVRELAAKSIGEVFPVLSEEKKDEAWEEMLKLAEKTADQAVQKEILLALPSVFSSVPDKKVAWGDLFRLTGDESGVMRKQAVNTLVSVFPEMQNSIRVWADFLRLTGARDGYVRDTAADALSAVFPELADKDSVWEELLKLTGHEDEYVRRAAADTLSKVFPHVSDKNQAYSDLVQLAEKKDSYVLRRVVKTLASICPQFRNEYEIYEVEEEENKEGEIEEIEEGAEKWKNEIKRTELEAEGEKSKPAGFYKLASEKATFVRRDVAHSLGDVFPGKGEERGTKGERGVRGKGEIEREQVREIENRKPAFDLLKLTRDRDSYVRKDAAESFARAYPHLPDKKEVIGELLSLMQNPDPQMRRGAIESLLALYSRRAGRAQDIWGALLNMSGDGDMGVRKSAAGLLSHVFPAVEEKSGVFFDLVKLSEGQDAQLRKRAAELLTVAFTHVDNKQRAWNDLLRLTSVEDREVRKGAVLALASGFADVPDKGRAWSDLIRLSTHSDSFVQRAATRALGPAFFHVPDKTRAWRDLQVLIDSPYVYVRRNALRSLGRASLWRALRAENEAAYLFGFKEAVKYFKEAAETLVDTSIPEFYSPFYESLLRILFIDSPERAARLESERYFSKAAHEIRDLEENQKLLEILEELARLLQAAGNLTPGDLPAQKKLLEKCIAAFDRASGLLEAMEEEFILAQKSVKKEYPRIGKVVLEQKLKETLSGIRYRARTACLQAKGTPTEKITCAVSQKVREWGFQDLDKDRKELDRQLDSLLNILRAQVPNLPENQYFFEKLEDIRQEKDLLERYRRVGRLIGLIPGIRMPKGSGK; encoded by the coding sequence TTGAGTGACCAGCCCGGTATGCATGATAAGACTTTCAGTCAGATTTCGGAGGAGAGGAAAAAAGCCGCAAGACAGCTGGGGGTCCTTTTTGAGGTTTTTCCCGAGCGGAAGCAGGCATTTGAAGACCTGTTGAGGCTTTGTTCTGACAGGGACAGCGAGGTCAGGGAAGAGGCTGTTAATTCGCTTGAGATGGTTTTCCCCAATGTGCCGGATAGGGAACTTGCCTGGGAGAGGTTTGTAAACCTTACGGCTTATCCATCAGAAAGGGTAATGAGAAGGGGGGTAAATGCTCTAATTGCTGTGTTTCCACTTATGCCTGACAAAATCCGGGCATGGAACGATCTGACCGAGCTGGTAACCTCAAAATCAAGTATGGAAGACGTGAGCAGGGGGATTGTCCGCCGGCTCCCTGATGTGCTCCCGGAGTTTCCGAATAAGGAGCAGGCCTGGAAAGACCTGCTTGAGATGACTGTTTCGGATGACCCTTATGTGCGGGAAAAGGCGGCTTCTTTTTTAAGCATGGTTTTTCCTGAGATTCCTGAGGGAAGGAAAAATGACTCCTGGGACGAATTACTGAAATTGGCAGGTGAGTCCGCAGACTCAAAGGTCAGGGAACTGGCTGCAAAGTCTATCGGAGAGGTTTTTCCGGTTCTATCTGAGGAAAAGAAAGATGAAGCTTGGGAAGAGATGCTGAAACTGGCAGAAAAAACCGCGGATCAGGCCGTTCAAAAGGAAATTCTGCTCGCTCTACCTTCGGTCTTTTCTTCGGTGCCTGATAAAAAAGTGGCATGGGGAGATCTTTTCAGGCTAACCGGCGATGAAAGCGGAGTTATGCGAAAACAGGCAGTAAATACCCTTGTTTCCGTATTTCCTGAGATGCAAAATAGCATAAGAGTCTGGGCTGATTTCCTGAGGCTTACCGGGGCAAGGGACGGATACGTCAGGGATACGGCTGCAGATGCGCTTTCAGCTGTGTTTCCTGAGTTGGCAGACAAAGACTCAGTCTGGGAAGAACTTCTCAAACTCACAGGGCATGAAGATGAATATGTCAGGCGGGCTGCAGCTGATACCCTCAGTAAAGTTTTTCCCCATGTGTCCGACAAAAATCAGGCATATTCGGACCTTGTACAGCTGGCTGAAAAGAAGGATAGTTACGTGCTCAGGAGAGTTGTCAAGACTCTTGCTTCTATCTGCCCCCAATTCCGTAATGAATATGAGATATATGAGGTAGAAGAAGAGGAAAATAAAGAAGGAGAAATTGAAGAGATAGAGGAAGGGGCAGAGAAGTGGAAAAATGAGATAAAAAGGACAGAGCTTGAGGCAGAAGGGGAGAAAAGTAAACCTGCCGGTTTCTACAAACTGGCTTCGGAAAAAGCTACCTTTGTACGAAGGGATGTTGCCCATTCTTTAGGGGATGTCTTTCCTGGAAAAGGAGAAGAAAGGGGGACAAAGGGCGAAAGAGGGGTGAGAGGAAAGGGGGAGATCGAACGTGAGCAGGTCAGGGAAATAGAAAATAGAAAGCCTGCTTTTGACCTCCTGAAGCTGACGAGGGACAGGGACAGCTATGTACGAAAAGATGCAGCTGAGTCTTTTGCCAGAGCATATCCTCACCTGCCGGACAAAAAAGAGGTAATTGGAGAGCTTTTAAGCCTGATGCAGAACCCGGACCCGCAGATGCGCAGAGGGGCTATCGAATCTCTTCTTGCTCTTTATTCCCGGAGGGCGGGCAGAGCGCAGGACATCTGGGGGGCACTTCTTAATATGTCAGGGGATGGAGATATGGGTGTTAGAAAAAGTGCTGCAGGGCTGCTTTCCCATGTCTTTCCGGCAGTTGAGGAAAAATCCGGAGTTTTTTTTGACCTTGTCAAACTCAGTGAAGGTCAAGACGCTCAGCTTCGGAAAAGAGCAGCTGAGCTTCTCACCGTTGCATTTACGCACGTCGATAACAAGCAGAGGGCGTGGAACGATCTGTTGAGGCTTACATCCGTTGAAGACCGGGAGGTCCGGAAAGGGGCGGTACTTGCCCTTGCTTCCGGATTTGCAGATGTTCCGGACAAAGGGAGAGCCTGGAGCGACCTTATAAGGCTTTCAACTCATAGCGACAGCTTTGTGCAGAGGGCTGCAACCCGCGCGCTCGGACCTGCCTTCTTCCATGTGCCTGATAAAACCCGGGCCTGGAGAGACCTGCAGGTTCTTATCGATAGCCCCTATGTCTATGTCCGCAGGAATGCTCTCCGTTCCCTTGGAAGGGCTTCCCTCTGGAGAGCCCTCAGGGCGGAAAACGAAGCTGCTTATCTTTTCGGGTTCAAGGAAGCTGTCAAATACTTTAAGGAAGCTGCTGAAACTCTTGTTGATACCTCCATTCCCGAGTTTTATTCCCCATTTTACGAGAGCCTCCTGAGAATACTTTTTATCGACAGCCCGGAGAGGGCTGCAAGGCTCGAAAGTGAGAGGTATTTTTCAAAGGCGGCCCATGAGATCAGGGATCTGGAAGAAAATCAGAAGCTTCTGGAAATTCTGGAAGAGCTTGCAAGGCTTCTTCAAGCTGCAGGAAATCTGACTCCCGGAGACCTGCCCGCCCAGAAGAAACTGCTTGAGAAATGCATTGCGGCTTTTGACAGGGCTTCAGGGTTGCTGGAAGCTATGGAAGAAGAATTTATTCTTGCGCAGAAGTCCGTGAAAAAAGAGTATCCCAGGATTGGAAAAGTAGTTCTGGAGCAGAAGCTGAAAGAAACTCTTTCCGGAATCCGGTACCGGGCAAGGACCGCCTGCCTGCAAGCAAAAGGCACTCCCACGGAAAAAATTACGTGCGCAGTAAGCCAGAAAGTCAGAGAATGGGGTTTTCAGGACCTTGATAAAGACCGAAAGGAGCTGGACAGGCAGCTTGATTCTCTGCTCAATATCCTCAGGGCACAGGTTCCCAATCTGCCTGAAAATCAGTATTTTTTTGAAAAACTTGAAGATATCAGACAGGAAAAGGACCTGCTTGAACGCTACAGGCGTGTGGGCAGGCTGATCGGCCTGATCCCCGGAATCAGGATGCCAAAAGGTTCAGGCAAATGA
- a CDS encoding DUF1670 domain-containing protein, which produces MLRKTFDSALEYLLYTEYRFLGGKRVVKMIVNDVKGLIDQFFPDNLEVGQVIWPAVSVDESQEQHKKIEDHKIIPVRLNLVTREDMEKLEKKVKKTEIEKARAVRLFNEAYEQGALLTQADVVVLLGKSIPTVSKYVQQYQNEHDEVLPTRGNIHDIGPGITHKGIIVRKKLEKKSTSQIAKETNHSPEAVDRYIRDYGRVKMLIGKRMTVEEISYATGISRGVVEQYRELHKLENDINSDKKE; this is translated from the coding sequence ATGCTCAGGAAGACCTTTGATAGTGCTCTGGAATATCTGCTTTATACCGAATATAGGTTTCTTGGAGGAAAAAGAGTAGTAAAAATGATTGTTAATGACGTAAAAGGCTTAATAGACCAGTTTTTTCCGGATAACCTTGAAGTTGGTCAGGTGATATGGCCTGCGGTAAGCGTAGATGAGTCACAGGAACAGCATAAAAAGATAGAAGATCATAAAATAATTCCAGTCAGGTTAAACCTGGTAACCAGAGAGGATATGGAAAAGTTAGAAAAAAAGGTAAAGAAAACTGAGATAGAAAAAGCAAGAGCAGTAAGGCTATTTAACGAAGCTTATGAACAGGGAGCTTTGTTAACCCAAGCTGACGTAGTAGTTTTACTTGGAAAATCAATCCCTACAGTGAGTAAATACGTACAGCAGTATCAAAATGAGCATGATGAGGTACTTCCAACGAGAGGAAATATTCACGATATAGGTCCTGGAATTACACATAAAGGAATTATTGTGAGGAAGAAGCTCGAAAAGAAATCAACAAGCCAGATCGCAAAGGAAACAAATCATAGTCCGGAAGCAGTGGATAGGTATATCCGCGATTATGGAAGGGTGAAAATGCTCATCGGAAAAAGAATGACGGTGGAAGAGATATCATATGCAACAGGGATAAGCAGAGGAGTTGTAGAGCAATACAGGGAATTACATAAACTGGAAAACGATATCAATAGCGACAAAAAAGAATAA